The Janthinobacterium tructae genome contains the following window.
ATACAGTTCATTGACATATTTACTCAAGGCATACGGCGACAGGGGAGCGCCGATGTGCTCTTCCACTTTCGGCAAGGCCGGATGGTCGCCATAGGTGGCGCTGGACGCGGCATACACGAAGCGCTGCACGCCTGCCTCGCGCGCGGCGGCCAGCATGTTCAGGAAACCGCTGACATTGACGGCATGGCACAGCAGCGGGTCTTCCAGTGAACGCGAGACGGAACCGAGCGCCGCCTGGTGCAGCACAAAATCGACGGCGACGGGGCCGCCAGGATCGGCACGGCCGTGCTCGCTCAAAGTGCCGCCGCCATCTGCCCCACCGTCGCCACTACTGGTGGCAGGCACCGGCGCGCCGCACGCGCGCGCGCACGCCTGCGGGTCGCGGATATCGCCTTCGATGAAGGTGAAGCGCCGCCATGCCGCTTCGCCCACGCTGGCGCGCACCTGCTCCAGGTTATGCCGGTGGCCCGTCATAAAGTTGTCCAGGCCGCGCACTTCCTGGCCCAGTTGCAGCAAGGTTTCCAGCAGGTGCGAGCCGATGAAGCCTGCCACGCCCGTCACCAGCCAGCGGCGCGGTTCGCTGGCCAGTTGCGCGCACGCTTGCGCGTAGGCGCCGGCAGCCGGGCCCGCCACGTCACCGGCTGACCCCAGCGCCGTGTCTGCTGCGGCATCGAGAGCGCCGGCCGCCATCACAGCCGCCACACGTGCAGGCCGCCGTCCGCCAGCGGACGGGGGTCGAAATGCGACTTGATGTCGATGAAGCAGCCGTTTTCCAGCACCTTGGCCTGGAAGTCGGCCAGCGGGCGGGCCAGCAAGGCCTGGTGCGAAACGGCGCTGATGATGGCCTCGGCCCGCGGCAGCTGTTCCCAGCTTTCCAGGGTCAAGC
Protein-coding sequences here:
- a CDS encoding SDR family oxidoreductase, which produces MAAGALDAAADTALGSAGDVAGPAAGAYAQACAQLASEPRRWLVTGVAGFIGSHLLETLLQLGQEVRGLDNFMTGHRHNLEQVRASVGEAAWRRFTFIEGDIRDPQACARACGAPVPATSSGDGGADGGGTLSEHGRADPGGPVAVDFVLHQAALGSVSRSLEDPLLCHAVNVSGFLNMLAAAREAGVQRFVYAASSATYGDHPALPKVEEHIGAPLSPYALSKYVNELYAQVYARCYAMQTVGLRYFNVFGPRQDPLGAYAAVIPRWIAAMLDGQAVHIHGDGATSRDFCFVHNAVQANILAATGTDPAAVNQVYNVAVNARTSLTQLHASMQQMLLATLPQHVPLAPEYGEFRAGDVRHSQADIAKAARLLGYVPTHDLAQGLRHTIAWYVEQANLA